In the Clostridium sporogenes genome, one interval contains:
- a CDS encoding YbjQ family protein, with the protein MILVNTDYITGKEVETLSIVKGSIVWSKNVGKDILSGLKTLVGGEIVSYTEMMNEARSKATKRMVKEAEALHADGILNIRYATSNIMQGAAEVIAYGTAVKFK; encoded by the coding sequence ATGATATTAGTAAATACTGATTATATAACAGGAAAAGAAGTAGAAACTTTATCCATAGTTAAAGGATCTATTGTATGGTCTAAAAATGTAGGTAAAGATATATTAAGTGGTCTTAAAACTTTAGTAGGGGGAGAAATCGTAAGTTATACCGAAATGATGAATGAAGCTAGATCCAAAGCTACTAAACGAATGGTAAAAGAAGCAGAGGCTTTACATGCAGATGGAATTTTAAATATAAGATATGCCACAAGTAACATAATGCAAGGGGCTGCAGAGGTTATAGCTTATGGTACTGCTGTAAAATTCAAATAA
- a CDS encoding carboxymuconolactone decarboxylase family protein: MSENTKQMIGHLQKGAGELVSSSPEEMKALNNFIQSVFKDGALDLKTKEAIAIALSVYSRCQYCISAHVKSALDSGLTREQIIEAGTVAMAFGGGPSMAYSSTILVDALNEFDK, from the coding sequence ATGTCAGAAAATACAAAACAAATGATAGGTCATTTACAAAAAGGAGCAGGAGAATTAGTATCTTCTAGTCCAGAAGAAATGAAAGCCTTAAACAATTTTATACAATCAGTTTTTAAAGATGGTGCATTGGATTTAAAAACAAAAGAAGCTATCGCTATAGCTTTATCTGTTTATAGTAGATGTCAATATTGCATATCAGCTCATGTTAAAAGTGCTTTAGATTCAGGATTAACTAGAGAACAGATAATAGAAGCTGGAACAGTAGCAATGGCCTTTGGTGGAGGACCATCAATGGCTTATAGTTCTACAATATTGGTTGATGCTTTAAATGAATTTGATAAATAA
- a CDS encoding GNAT family N-acetyltransferase, translated as MNLRLAKENDLILIMEMISIVKKHMIENGNDQWDGAYPDQDTLKKDIIDENLYTIIEENNYMAIIVINKFQAPEYESIHWKLNDNSPLVVHRLAVNPKFQGKGIAKTIMSFVDEKARKLNCKSIRLDTYSKNKVAINLYKKLGYSIVGEVYFRGKENPFKCFEKII; from the coding sequence ATGAACTTAAGATTAGCTAAAGAAAATGATTTGATTCTTATAATGGAAATGATATCAATTGTAAAAAAACATATGATAGAAAACGGGAATGATCAATGGGATGGAGCATATCCAGATCAAGATACATTAAAAAAGGATATAATAGATGAAAATTTATACACTATAATAGAGGAAAATAACTATATGGCTATTATAGTAATAAATAAATTCCAGGCTCCTGAATATGAAAGTATTCACTGGAAACTAAATGATAACTCTCCTTTGGTAGTACATAGATTAGCAGTAAATCCAAAATTCCAAGGAAAGGGTATAGCTAAAACTATTATGAGTTTTGTAGATGAAAAGGCCAGAAAGCTTAATTGTAAATCTATAAGATTAGATACCTATTCAAAAAATAAAGTAGCAATAAATCTTTATAAAAAACTAGGTTATTCTATAGTTGGAGAAGTTTATTTTAGAGGCAAGGAAAATCCATTCAAATGTTTTGAAAAAATTATATAA
- a CDS encoding cation:proton antiporter, translated as MENINYDSLLILSLFAFITPLFINAFKKYKVPFVVGELFVGIIIGKSFFNLIQVDPWIQFLSNLGLAYLMFLSGLEIDVHSIKVSKGSKGTNNIIICITMSLLSIIVSFIICKFLYSLDIIKDTMFMTFLFSAAAPGFLVPFLKQKDILKTEFGQILLIFSLIGEFVSLIAMTIISSKLTYGLSYKSFLFLIVIIVSFLIYKILSKLQGKYDFATLATNNTHLEVRAAFALILILVTISNKTGTEIALGSFLAGVIFTFLTDKSHEEDLKYKLDIIGYGFLIPIFFIMVGVNLNVTTIFKNPNNLISIPLIILIIYIIKFVPSLVLKRKFGTNKALSGSIILSSQLSILIVGAQIAFNLKLISQDGYSCLILTAVISCMLFPFIFDKVMKYDDLGSIVEANTNKICVREVVPTNKKIFNKPLKDLNIPQGARIFLIIREEKELIPDGSSQILEGDVLLIAGLSDKSLDFLKILKDEN; from the coding sequence TTGGAAAATATTAATTATGACTCATTACTTATACTTTCTTTATTTGCATTTATAACTCCACTTTTTATAAATGCTTTTAAAAAATACAAAGTCCCTTTTGTGGTAGGAGAACTTTTTGTAGGTATTATAATTGGTAAAAGTTTTTTTAATTTAATACAAGTAGATCCTTGGATACAATTTTTATCTAATCTAGGATTAGCTTATTTAATGTTTTTAAGTGGATTAGAAATTGATGTTCATAGTATAAAAGTTAGTAAAGGTAGCAAAGGAACTAATAACATAATTATTTGTATTACAATGTCTTTATTATCAATAATAGTTTCTTTTATTATATGTAAATTTTTATATTCTTTAGATATTATTAAGGATACTATGTTTATGACCTTTTTATTTTCAGCAGCAGCACCTGGATTTTTGGTACCATTTTTAAAACAAAAAGATATATTGAAAACGGAATTTGGACAGATTTTATTGATATTTTCACTTATAGGTGAATTTGTAAGCTTAATAGCTATGACTATTATATCATCCAAATTAACTTATGGATTAAGTTATAAGAGCTTTTTATTTTTAATAGTTATTATAGTTTCTTTTTTAATTTATAAAATATTAAGTAAATTGCAAGGAAAATATGATTTTGCTACTTTAGCAACTAATAATACTCATTTAGAAGTAAGAGCAGCTTTTGCATTAATACTTATTTTAGTTACCATATCAAATAAAACTGGTACAGAAATAGCTTTAGGTTCATTTTTAGCTGGAGTTATATTTACATTTTTAACAGATAAAAGCCATGAAGAAGATTTAAAATACAAATTAGATATTATAGGATATGGATTTTTAATTCCTATATTTTTTATAATGGTGGGTGTAAATTTAAATGTAACTACTATATTTAAAAACCCTAATAACTTAATATCAATTCCTTTAATTATATTAATAATTTATATTATTAAATTTGTTCCGTCTTTGGTATTAAAGCGTAAATTTGGAACCAATAAAGCTTTATCTGGATCAATTATTTTATCTAGTCAACTAAGTATATTAATAGTGGGAGCTCAAATTGCTTTTAATTTAAAACTAATTTCTCAGGACGGATACTCATGTTTGATTTTAACTGCTGTGATATCATGTATGTTGTTCCCTTTCATATTTGATAAAGTTATGAAATATGATGATTTAGGTAGTATTGTGGAAGCTAATACTAATAAAATTTGTGTGAGAGAAGTGGTTCCAACCAATAAAAAAATATTTAATAAACCTTTAAAAGATTTAAACATACCCCAAGGAGCTAGAATATTTTTAATTATTAGAGAAGAAAAAGAATTAATTCCAGATGGGAGTTCACAGATTTTAGAAGGGGATGTATTATTAATTGCAGGACTTTCTGATAAATCCTTAGATTTTTTAAAGATATTAAAAGATGAAAATTAG